From Desulfomonilia bacterium, one genomic window encodes:
- a CDS encoding NAD(P)-dependent oxidoreductase: MAQDDSNELKALVTGGSGLLGRHLVSALLNRGMQVRVIDLSPPPENLGSVDFIKGSVTDAGLVMEACRGCSVAFHLAGRMPQARLSKDGFWQINVGGTKNVAEGCVRHGVPALIFASTIEIYGAQKDFPIHEESPKLFTGTYSRNKWECEQMLLDYRKKHGLKVSFMRMPMIMGAGFYHEKAALSMMRRVYYGKPLPLPGGPDIPFTIVAATDVADAFIAAYEIKEADGEAFNISAGPAEPTREFFSRFIEAVGSKSRITHIPHWIMPPIVYLAVKLDISLPMTDTPAELLPFSLTGGDYDISKATRVIGYKPKKSALDALIETYQWVLDQKLF; encoded by the coding sequence ATGGCTCAAGATGATTCGAATGAACTGAAAGCCCTGGTGACGGGAGGCAGCGGCCTGCTGGGCCGTCATCTGGTCTCAGCCTTGTTGAATCGGGGAATGCAGGTCCGAGTTATTGATCTTTCTCCCCCTCCGGAAAATCTGGGCTCTGTTGATTTCATAAAAGGCAGTGTCACAGATGCCGGATTAGTTATGGAAGCCTGCAGAGGATGCTCGGTTGCCTTCCATCTGGCAGGCCGCATGCCGCAGGCCCGGCTTTCAAAAGACGGTTTCTGGCAGATAAATGTGGGCGGTACTAAAAATGTGGCGGAAGGATGCGTGCGCCATGGCGTTCCTGCGCTTATTTTCGCCTCTACAATCGAAATCTACGGTGCTCAGAAGGATTTTCCAATTCATGAGGAGTCGCCCAAGCTGTTTACCGGAACCTACAGCCGCAACAAATGGGAGTGCGAGCAGATGCTGCTAGATTACAGGAAAAAACACGGTCTGAAGGTTTCATTCATGCGTATGCCCATGATCATGGGTGCGGGTTTCTATCATGAGAAGGCGGCGCTTTCCATGATGCGCCGCGTCTATTACGGCAAACCGCTGCCTCTTCCCGGCGGCCCGGATATCCCGTTTACCATAGTTGCCGCAACCGATGTGGCGGATGCATTCATCGCCGCATACGAAATAAAGGAGGCCGACGGCGAGGCCTTTAATATTTCCGCAGGTCCTGCCGAACCTACACGAGAGTTCTTTTCCCGCTTCATCGAAGCTGTCGGCTCCAAATCAAGAATTACACATATACCGCACTGGATCATGCCGCCGATTGTGTATCTTGCCGTAAAACTGGACATCTCGCTGCCCATGACCGACACACCGGCGGAACTCCTGCCGTTTTCGCTTACAGGAGGGGACTATGACATATCAAAAGCAACAAGGGTCATCGGCTACAAACCCAAAAAGAGCGCACTTGACGCACTTATAGAAACATATCAGTGGGTTCTGGATCAGAAACTTTTCTGA